Proteins encoded together in one Miscanthus floridulus cultivar M001 chromosome 16, ASM1932011v1, whole genome shotgun sequence window:
- the LOC136510667 gene encoding chaperone protein dnaJ 49-like yields MDGNKDEALRSVKLAKSAFASGDRQRAEKLVKIAQRLDPSLPLDDLLSPVEKVGILNSATCKDKTGRGQARVDPKTPKESVGPLNVDQAYTEENIRVVQDIRKKKDYYAVLGVERRCSVEEIRKAYRRLSLKVHPDKNMAPWAEDAFKLVSKAFKCLSNDQSRRTYDQTGTIEDHEFNEQYPNVMRRGAARQRRPARSGFYNYEEDFDPDEIFRSFFYGTHDNLFHAQNAYRARGTGRQQQQRREHSVQGGSGINVTVLITLWWYCSLFLLHLFQRVGLSIPCKRHITSPFQRSPKTKGWSTSSANKILISGFHMGVSLERIFNSMF; encoded by the coding sequence ATGGATGGGAACAAAGATGAGGCCTTGAGGTCTGTCAAGCTTGCAAAATCTGCATTTGCATCTGGGGATAGGCAGCGTGCAGAAAAATTAGTTAAAATTGCTCAAAGATTGGACCCCAGTCTTCCACTTGATGATTTGTTGAGCCCAGTTGAGAAGGTTGGCATCCTGAACAGTGCTACTTGCAAAGACAAGACTGGAAGAGGCCAAGCTCGTGTAGACCCAAAAACACCAAAAGAATCTGTTGGTCCTTTAAATGTTGATCAGGCTTACACTGAGGAGAATATTAGAGTGGTTCAGGatatcagaaaaaagaaggattACTATGCAGTTCTTGGAGTAGAGAGAAGATGCTCTGTGGAGGAAATTAGGAAGGCCTACAGGAGGTTATCACTGAAGGTTCATCCTGACAAGAACATGGCTCCTTGGGCAGAGGATGCTTTCAAGTTGGTAAGCAAGGCTTTCAAGTGCCTAAGCAATGATCAGTCGCGGAGGACTTATGATCAGACAGGCACCATTGAGGACCATGAATTCAATGAGCAATATCCCAATGTCATGAGGCGGGGAGCTGCTAGGCAGAGGAGGCCAGCAAGAAGTGGCTTCTATAACTACGAAGAAGATTTTGATCCTGATGAAATATTCAGGTCCTTCTTTTATGGAACCCATGATAATCTGTTCCATGCTCAGAATGCCTACAGGGCTAGGGGAACAGGAAGGCAACAGCAACAGAGAAGGGAGCATTCAGTGCAGGGTGGTTCTGGCATAAATGTAACAGTGTTAATTACCTTGTGGTGGTACTGTTCATTGTTTCTATTGCATTTATTCCAGCGCGTGGGTCTGAGTATTCCCTGCAAAAGACATATTACTTCCCCATTTCAAAGGTCACCCAAAACCAAGGGGTGGAGTACTTCGTCAGCAAACAAGATTTTGATCAGCGGTTTCCACATGGGAGTCAGTCTAGAGAGAATCTTCAACAGCATGTTTTGA
- the LOC136511675 gene encoding mitochondrial zinc maintenance protein 1, mitochondrial-like isoform X1 produces the protein MERPSSLLQATSGSLHGYPKWPPTLVPSRRQRASRPLCSREMAAAAEGLAAYRAVLRAARRTFAGDQLMLKESAVEIRRRFEDHRGLAPGSDEAARALADAREAAHFITHMIVQATRAPSGSFVVKPESVHAGATLEVPSEEILSKLK, from the exons ATG GAAAGGCCTTCCTCCCTTCTTCAGGCAACCAGCGGTAGTCTGCACGGGTATCCAAAGTGGCCGCCGACTCTTGTACCATCACGACGTCAGAGGGCCAGTCGACCTCTCTGCTCGCGGgaaatggcggcggcggcggaaggtCTGGCTGCCTACCGGGCGGTGCTGCGGGCGGCGCGGCGGACGTTCGCGGGCGACCAGCTGATGCTGAAGGAGTCTGCGGTGGAGATCCGACGCCGCTTCGAGGACCACCGTGGTCTAGCCCCGGGCTCCGACGAGGCAGCTCGTGCCCTTGCCGACGCCCGCGAGGCGGCGCACTTCATCACCCATATGATAGTCCAGGCCACACGCGCGCCCTCCGGATCCTTCG TTGTGAAGCCTGAGAGTGTTCATGCTGGAGCTACACTGGAGGTTCCTTCCGAGGAGATCCTTTCAAAGTTGAAATAG
- the LOC136511675 gene encoding mitochondrial zinc maintenance protein 1, mitochondrial-like isoform X2, giving the protein MAAAAEGLAAYRAVLRAARRTFAGDQLMLKESAVEIRRRFEDHRGLAPGSDEAARALADAREAAHFITHMIVQATRAPSGSFVVKPESVHAGATLEVPSEEILSKLK; this is encoded by the exons atggcggcggcggcggaaggtCTGGCTGCCTACCGGGCGGTGCTGCGGGCGGCGCGGCGGACGTTCGCGGGCGACCAGCTGATGCTGAAGGAGTCTGCGGTGGAGATCCGACGCCGCTTCGAGGACCACCGTGGTCTAGCCCCGGGCTCCGACGAGGCAGCTCGTGCCCTTGCCGACGCCCGCGAGGCGGCGCACTTCATCACCCATATGATAGTCCAGGCCACACGCGCGCCCTCCGGATCCTTCG TTGTGAAGCCTGAGAGTGTTCATGCTGGAGCTACACTGGAGGTTCCTTCCGAGGAGATCCTTTCAAAGTTGAAATAG